The genomic segment ACTGGCCGATGACTTCACCGTAGCATCTGGTCAGTCGCTGACGCTGCGTGATGTTTCGGTGTTCGCATATCAGAGCGGCTACACGGGCACAACCTCGCCCTTTACGGAGCTCTACGTTCGCGTTTGGAGAGGTCGGCCCGGCGCAGCTGGCTCAACCGTCGTGTTTGGCGACTTGACCACCAACCGTTTGCAGACTGCCACCGACGCCAAAAGTTATCGGATCTTCAATTCTCTTTACCCCACGCCTAGTGTACCAGGCGTAACGCGACGTATTTGGCAAGTGAAGGCAGCTATTGCGCCGGCCTTAACGCTCGGCCCTGGTACGTACTGGGTGGAATGGACCTCAACTACCTCGGGTACGCTGACGCACTTCTACGTGCCCGTTACCGTTCCGGGGCTTCGGCAAACGCTGGGGGCCAATGCGTTGCAGTTCAATCCTACTTCGGATGCCTACACGGCGGTGATAGACGGTGGCAACCCAGACACAGCTCCAGACGTGACAGTTGACTTCGCTTTCGTTCTCAACGACCAAATTCTAGCCGTTAAAAAGAACGCCGACCCAACCCTGAAAGTGGGCCCCGTCCCCACAACGGGTACTGTGCTAGCCGAATTTAGTGCCTTGCGTGAGGCAACCAGCCTCGAACTCCGGGACGCGCTAGGCCGCTCGGTATGGCAGGGCCAAGCCAAAGTGGGAGCCACCTCGGCCACTATTCCCATGGAAAAACTGGCCGTTGGCAGCTACTTCTTCCTGATGAATTCGCCACAGGGCAGCAGCCGGGTACGCCTGTTGAAGCACTAAGCCTATACCATTCCATTTGTTAGAGCTCACGCCTTGCGGTAGCGGCAGTACAATCTGCTTGCTACCGCAAGGCCTCTGTTGCGTTTGTTTTCCGCTATAGCTTCCTTCCAAATGCGTCGCCCAATTGCCCTTTTCTCGTTTGTCTTGCTGACGACGGGCTCCCTCTCAGCGCAGCACCCACGCCTGGGCATCAAAGCAGGCCTAAACGCTAGCACGTACGCTGGCGCGTCGCTCCCACGCTCCGACTACCAGTTTGGTGCCACAGGAGGGTTGCTCCTACAGCGGCCCTTGAACCAGCACGTAGATTTGCAGTCTGAATTGCTGTATGAACAGCGGGGTTCCGAACTGCGATACAGCAACCGCGCCGAGGGCGTAACCTTCACCACCATCGACTATATCCGCACCGTGCGCAGCCGCTTGCACTACGGCAGCTTGGCGTTGCTTGTCCGGCCACACCAAGGGGCCTGGTTTGCCGTAGCCGGTCCGCAGCTCAGCTACCTTGTTGCAGAGAAGCGCACCATCCGCGACCAGGTCAACGTGGTTGTTGGACCGGTTGATCCTGTCTTGCCAGATGGGGCGGCTAGAACCGTGCGCAACAAGCAGGATTACAATCGCGGTGAAGCAGGCTATGTGCTCGGGATAGGGCGCGAAATCGGGGCCCGGTGGCAGGTGGAAGTCCGCTATGCAGCAGGCCTTACCAAGTTACGCCAGCCATCCGTAGTAGTTGATGCCATTTATGGGCCAGAACGAGTGCAGCACGCCCGGAACCGAAGCCTGCAGGCGCAAGTGAGCTACTTGCTGCCTGCCCAATAGCACCAAAGCGACACTGAGAAGTAAAAAGCCCCTCCGTTGAGGGGCTCTTTACTTTCAAGCTGTTATAGACTGTCGCTGTAGATGCTTCGGTTTGTACGCTACGCGTCACCTATGGCAATGGGAAAGGTAAACCCCTCGATAGTGAAGCAGATGGAAACCAGACCTTTGGGCGAGGAACAGGTGTATGCCCGTCTAACGGCTGTGTGGCAAACCTAATGGGGCAGTAAAGACGTGCAGCGGAGCCCACGGCGACCCAACTAGCTGGCTTGCTAGCTCTCGTTGAATGGCTGCCACGCATTGTTTTGGAAGACGTGCGGGTGCAAGCCAATCCCTGGTTCGAAGAGAAGCAACGGGAACGTGTTTCGATTAATTGTTGATTATTGGGGGTTGAGTGGTTCTTACGGTCCGCCCGTGCTTGCCGAAGGCCACCTACCACCCTACTAAAACCACCCATGGCTAAACGCGCCCACCACTACCGCCTGCGCCTCGAACACATGGCCCCTGCCGCTACCGACCAACCTACTCACCCACCGCTGGAGGTGGAATTCGATAACCACGACGACATTTTTCAGATTATTGAACGGTTGCAAGCGCGCAACCTATTTGCTAAGCCCAGCCAGGCCACCGAATTTGCCATTGGGCTGAAGCTGTTCAGTGAAGTGATGCTCAACAACCGCGACCATGCGCTATTTGCAGAGATGCGCCCGGCCTTCAGCGAGTTTATGAAAAAGCTCAAAAGCGGAGGCAAGCCCACTGAAGAGCAACCCAAAAACTAACTTACTAAACCAAGAAAACACGTAGGAATTCAATGAAAGACGCATTTATCGTTGACGGTATCCGCACCCCGATCGGCAACTTTGGTGGCACCTTAGCCACCGTACGCCCTGATGATATGGCGGCGCTGGTTATCCGCGAACTCCTACGGCGCAATCCCACCGCCGACCCCGCCGGTGTTGCCGACGTGTTGCTCGGCTGCGCCAACCAAGCCGGCGAAGACAACCGCAACGTGGCTCGTATGGCCCTGCTGCTGGCGGGCTTACCCTACACGGTGCCCGGCGAAACCGTGAACCGCCTTTGCGCCTCGGGCCTGTCGGCGAGCATGGCCGCGGCCCGCGCCATTCAGTGCAACGACGGCGACTTATTTGTGGCTGGGGGCGTAGAAAACATGACCCGTGGCCCCTTCGTTGTGTCCAAGGCCAGTACCGCTTTTGGCCGCGACTCACAGATGGCTGATTCCAGTTTCGGCTGGCGCTTCATCAACCCTCGGATGGAAGAGCTGTACGGTACTGACGCCATGGGCGAAACCGCCGAAAATTTAGCCGAGCGTGACCAGATCAGCCGTGCCGACCAAGACCAGTTTGCCTACGACTCCCACCAGCGTGCTGCCCGTGCCCGCGACTCGGGCCGTTTTGCCGAGGAAATTGTGCCCGTTCCAATTCTGCAGCGTAAAGGCGAGTCGGTACTGTTTGCACAAGACGAGTTCATCAAGGCCAACACCACCCTGGAGGGGCTGGCAGCGTTGCGGCCCGCCTTCCGCAAAACCGGTACAGTCACAGCTGGCAATTCCTCGGGCCTCAACGATGGGGCAGCGGCCTTGCTGTTAGCTTCCGAGGAAGGCCTCAAACACCACAACCTCACGCCACGGGCCCGGTTTGTGGCTATGGGCGTGGCTGGCGTAGAACCGCGCATCATGGGCATTGGGCCGGTGCCAGCCAGCCAGCTGGCTTTGAAGAAAGCTGGCCTGACGCTCCACGACATCGACTTGATTGAGTTCAACGAGGCGTTTGCGGCCCAAGCTTTAGCCTGCGTGCGAGGCTTAGGCCTAGAGGACAACGACCCGCGCATCAACCCCAATGGCGGCGCTATTGCCTTGGGACATCCTCTCGGCATGAGTGGGGCCCGCATCCTGAATACGGCCGTCTTGGAGCTGCATAAGCAACAAAAACGCTACGCCCTCGTGACGATGTGCATCGGTGTCGGCCAGGGATACGCCGTTATCATTGAACGAGTGTAGAGAGATTGTTTCACGAGTTCCCGATTATACTAGCACCTCTTGCTTCAGTATGGTTGCGCCTCTTGTTTTTAGGACCTTGTACTCAGCGCGTGCCTTTATCACTTAAAGCCACAGCGGATGGTTGAACTGGGATGGTGCTACGCTTGCTTGACGAGCCAGGCTTCTCCTTCCCGTTCTTCGACCACAAAGCCATCCTTGAAATACACTTGTTGAAGATGCTCGTCGAAGGTAGCCGCCCGCTTCTGCCGCTGAGCGTAAGGGCCAGGGTTGTCGTACATCTGCTGCACTTCACTGAGTTTGAAGGCGGCCGTTGGGTGGTTTTCGCTGGCGGGGGCCAGTTCTTTCTTAGGGCGTTGGCGGGGCTTAGTAGTGGCTATATAATCTTCCAGCAAGTATTTCTCTACCAGCGCTTTGTAGATAGCACCAGCTGGCTTTTTGATTTTACCTTTCCGAAACTGAGTTTCCACAATCCGAACGACGAAGGCGATGTAGCCTACATCGTATTCGTCGTTTTCCAGTTGATGGGCAATGGTAGTGATGCTGCGCTGGCTCACCCCGATTTGGAGCAAGGCCTCGGACCATTCTGCTGCTCCTGGCAACGTCTTTTTTGTAGCAGATGCAGCTAATTGCTCGAACAAAAACTTGATCCGGGCCACGGTCTTGCCTTCCCGCTCCAACTCATAGGTGAAAGGAATATCAGTTTCAGCTATTTCACTCTGGGCTTTGTCCAATACGCGGGCTTTGAAGTTGGAGAACCGAGGATATTCGTGCTCTTCAATACCCAAGATGAAACGTAAATCTTCTACGCTAATCGTACGGCGTCCAAAGCCAGCGTACTCCTTTAACAACCAATAGATTCGCAGTGATTGGGGACTCTTAAGTTTGAGAACCTGCTGAATATCGGCCGTGGTGAAGTTGCCACTTTCCCGCAACTGCAACAGGTAAGGCATAATCTTCGGGTTGAAGCTGGCCACAACACCTCCTAAGTCGGCGCGGTAGCCGGCTTCTGCCATCAACGGAATGTAGGTATAGCTGGGCTTACGGCGGCGCTTGCGGGTTTTCTCTTCTAGCTCCTCTATGTATAATGTAAAGGAGGTCAAGCCCTTACACATCTCGTCCACTTGCTCGTAGGCTGAGCCTCCTCGTCGGTCAAAAACCAACTCTTCAAGCGGAATAAAGTGTTCCTTGAAATCTACGTCATCGAAATCTATGCGCGAGAGCAGGGCTACAAACAGACGCATCTGCAACGGCACGAAGCTAAAACGAGCGTTGATGAGCGCATTATGCTGCGCAACTCGCTTTTCAGGAGGGATTATGTCCATAGAAGGGTAGCGTCTTTTTTGTAGCAGATGAGAAAAAGCAACGTCTTTTTTGTAGCAGATAGCTGTGAATGAAACGTCTTTCTTGTAGCAGATAAAGCCGAAAGTAAGGATATCATGTCAAGAAATAGAACGTCTTTTTTGTAGCAGATACCTTTAGGGTGCATGTTTTGTGGTTGTTAGGGCAACGTCTTTTTTGTAGCAGATAGAGGCGGATAACGGCTTTTGTGTAGCAGCAATACGGCTTTTGTGTAGCAGTACCACGTCTTTTTTGTAGCAGCAAACGTCTTTTTTGTAGCAGATGGTCCTTCCTACTCTCTCACAATCAGATAGATACAGCCCCTATAATACTCTTATAAGGTTAGTATAAAAAAAAAGACTAGTTGCATTTTTTTTAAACGTCTTTTTTGTAGCAGAAAACAGCAACGTTAAAGGTCCAAAAAAGTCTATTAGCGCTTCAAAAACGCGGATTTTTATACTTTTTTATGCTTGACTTTCTAGATTTTAAGTGCTCGATGTACTTTTGACACAAGCACGAAACAAGAGCTAAGAAGTATCGGTGTTTCGCCCGAAGTGGATTCAACCGGAATACCAGCTATACCTTCACATTACTAGCTCGAACTCGTTTCGTTGCTGATAGACGGATAGTCTGGCTTTAATTTCTGTTGTAGAGGCACACTTTGCCACCTGAAGAAGCAAGTGCTAGCGGTACCATCTTGGTAACTGTATTCAGTAACACACCAAGTATTACTACCCCAGTATGAGAATCCTAAAACCCCATACAGGCCTCTGGAGCCTGTTCCTCTTTCTTACCGTTGGGATACTTACTCTCGTAACGGGCAGTAGTGCTGTGGCCCTGACCAACAAACAGCTTGTGCGGTTAGCCAAACTCGAAATCTACCCAACTCAACTAGAGAACTATAAAGCAGCGCTGAAAGTAGGCATCGAAACGCCCTTGCGCGTCGAGCCCGGCGTGCTCACT from the Hymenobacter tibetensis genome contains:
- the pcaF gene encoding 3-oxoadipyl-CoA thiolase, translated to MKDAFIVDGIRTPIGNFGGTLATVRPDDMAALVIRELLRRNPTADPAGVADVLLGCANQAGEDNRNVARMALLLAGLPYTVPGETVNRLCASGLSASMAAARAIQCNDGDLFVAGGVENMTRGPFVVSKASTAFGRDSQMADSSFGWRFINPRMEELYGTDAMGETAENLAERDQISRADQDQFAYDSHQRAARARDSGRFAEEIVPVPILQRKGESVLFAQDEFIKANTTLEGLAALRPAFRKTGTVTAGNSSGLNDGAAALLLASEEGLKHHNLTPRARFVAMGVAGVEPRIMGIGPVPASQLALKKAGLTLHDIDLIEFNEAFAAQALACVRGLGLEDNDPRINPNGGAIALGHPLGMSGARILNTAVLELHKQQKRYALVTMCIGVGQGYAVIIERV
- a CDS encoding porin family protein, with the protein product MRRPIALFSFVLLTTGSLSAQHPRLGIKAGLNASTYAGASLPRSDYQFGATGGLLLQRPLNQHVDLQSELLYEQRGSELRYSNRAEGVTFTTIDYIRTVRSRLHYGSLALLVRPHQGAWFAVAGPQLSYLVAEKRTIRDQVNVVVGPVDPVLPDGAARTVRNKQDYNRGEAGYVLGIGREIGARWQVEVRYAAGLTKLRQPSVVVDAIYGPERVQHARNRSLQAQVSYLLPAQ
- a CDS encoding T9SS type A sorting domain-containing protein: MKTLLPPLLFLLGVVGTAPLQAQTYNNGNFTTGATSKSGAAAPAGYTWSEVQNDAGVTTASNTNAGYTATKASGFTLADDFTVASGQSLTLRDVSVFAYQSGYTGTTSPFTELYVRVWRGRPGAAGSTVVFGDLTTNRLQTATDAKSYRIFNSLYPTPSVPGVTRRIWQVKAAIAPALTLGPGTYWVEWTSTTSGTLTHFYVPVTVPGLRQTLGANALQFNPTSDAYTAVIDGGNPDTAPDVTVDFAFVLNDQILAVKKNADPTLKVGPVPTTGTVLAEFSALREATSLELRDALGRSVWQGQAKVGATSATIPMEKLAVGSYFFLMNSPQGSSRVRLLKH
- a CDS encoding replication initiation protein, producing MDIIPPEKRVAQHNALINARFSFVPLQMRLFVALLSRIDFDDVDFKEHFIPLEELVFDRRGGSAYEQVDEMCKGLTSFTLYIEELEEKTRKRRRKPSYTYIPLMAEAGYRADLGGVVASFNPKIMPYLLQLRESGNFTTADIQQVLKLKSPQSLRIYWLLKEYAGFGRRTISVEDLRFILGIEEHEYPRFSNFKARVLDKAQSEIAETDIPFTYELEREGKTVARIKFLFEQLAASATKKTLPGAAEWSEALLQIGVSQRSITTIAHQLENDEYDVGYIAFVVRIVETQFRKGKIKKPAGAIYKALVEKYLLEDYIATTKPRQRPKKELAPASENHPTAAFKLSEVQQMYDNPGPYAQRQKRAATFDEHLQQVYFKDGFVVEEREGEAWLVKQA
- a CDS encoding DUF3861 domain-containing protein, with protein sequence MAKRAHHYRLRLEHMAPAATDQPTHPPLEVEFDNHDDIFQIIERLQARNLFAKPSQATEFAIGLKLFSEVMLNNRDHALFAEMRPAFSEFMKKLKSGGKPTEEQPKN
- a CDS encoding putative quinol monooxygenase; its protein translation is MRILKPHTGLWSLFLFLTVGILTLVTGSSAVALTNKQLVRLAKLEIYPTQLENYKAALKVGIETPLRVEPGVLTLYAVAEKNDPTHITILEIYASEAAYQAHLKTPYFLAYKTGTAKMVKSLDLVETVPVAPGVKVK